A segment of the Homoserinimonas aerilata genome:
GCAGAGCCCGAACTGCTCGGCCTCGCCGCCGTCGTGCGCCCCGGCGACCACGTCTTCGACGTCGGCGCCGCCTACGGCATGTACACGTTCCCGCTCGCCGCCATCGTCGGCCCGAACGGCAGCGTCAACGCCTTCGAACCACAGAAACGCGGGCAGCGGATGCTCAGGGCTGTTCAGAAGATCACCGGCGGCCGCAACATCCGCCTCGCGCAGGCCGCCGTCGGCCCGCAGCCCGGCGAGCACCCCATGCTTCTGCCGGTGCGCTTCGGGGTTCCCATCTACGGGCACACGCATGTCGGAACAGGAACCGACCGGGCGCTCACCCCGCAGGCCGCGCACACCAGAACCTGGACCACCGAGATGGTGTCCGTCGACTCGTGGTGCGAAACGCACGGCATCGACACCGTCAGCTTCATGAAGGTCGACGTTGAGGGTTTCGAGCCGAACGTGCTCGAGGGCGCACAGAACGCCATCGAGACGAACCGGCCCAGCCTGCTGCTCGAGATCGAAGACCGCCACATCGGCCGCTACGGGCGCGACGCCAACGCATTCGCCGACGAGATCCGGGCCCGCTGGCCCGAATACCGGATGTACACGTGGTCGGGCGGCGACTGGGCCCCGACCGAGCGGGTGACCCTCGGCATCCGCAACTACCTCTTTGCCACCGACGCAGCATTCGCGCGCCCGACTTTGTAGCTTTTCACCAGAGGCGGTGCACCCCCTGCCGGTAAAGTGATGCGGGTGACTGCCGAGAACACCTCCCCCGCCGCAGGCGATGCCGCCCCCGATCTGTACACGACCGCGGGCAAGCTCGCCGAT
Coding sequences within it:
- a CDS encoding FkbM family methyltransferase, which gives rise to MTPPATSARARAVHSIMRASARMNAAEPELLGLAAVVRPGDHVFDVGAAYGMYTFPLAAIVGPNGSVNAFEPQKRGQRMLRAVQKITGGRNIRLAQAAVGPQPGEHPMLLPVRFGVPIYGHTHVGTGTDRALTPQAAHTRTWTTEMVSVDSWCETHGIDTVSFMKVDVEGFEPNVLEGAQNAIETNRPSLLLEIEDRHIGRYGRDANAFADEIRARWPEYRMYTWSGGDWAPTERVTLGIRNYLFATDAAFARPTL